The following are encoded in a window of Pseudalgibacter alginicilyticus genomic DNA:
- a CDS encoding RagB/SusD family nutrient uptake outer membrane protein, translating into MKIYKIWMLIAFISVASCEDFLDVNPDLGLTEEDVFSSYESTRGYLDNCYEVLLDIHHWRSQGLDRTTINALSDEAGSPYNGNIAQALNSGAWSNRWAGIPEIGWGGTAGYDQGSAFTNAVFAIRITNKVITRLEDSQVPGVSEKQTAELLGQAYFFRAWYYFQIIQRAGGMPALDKAFSSNDNTDLERLTYSQSSELLIEDLNKAIPLLPDVWNENEFGRVTKGAAMAVKSMATLYAASPLMQNDISSTQYLSYSQAWTERAAEYANDVIKYINAGSGGANFRLMDKSEYKNIFYTDGIQASPESIWFRLDAGKRSSQSRGLRCNYIPQYFSGGTGNDATAYSNPTQNIVDMFEVINGTSAYPISDSRSGYNPTNPFVNRDPRFYNNVIVPGEEWGVNASGQAIYQELYVDGRDYKINLASQYTKNRMFTGYMIKKYLWPEANNFTKLYDIYALNSIYIRVAQIYLDYAEAMNEAYGPNADPKGYGLTAVQAVNIIRNRVDMPNVLAEFTTNKDVFRDRIRNERAVELMWENHRWHDLRRWMIAEDVFKNPIRGLVATPPTGHAGVADKSTLNFTYEYIDLPTEQRVFNLRNYWYPVSETDAQDLFNYKQNPGW; encoded by the coding sequence ATGAAAATATATAAAATATGGATGCTCATAGCTTTTATAAGTGTGGCATCTTGCGAAGATTTTTTAGATGTTAATCCTGATTTAGGACTTACAGAAGAGGATGTATTCTCAAGTTATGAATCAACTCGAGGGTATTTAGATAATTGTTATGAAGTTCTTTTGGATATTCATCATTGGCGTTCACAAGGATTAGATAGAACTACAATTAACGCACTTTCCGATGAAGCTGGTAGTCCCTATAACGGTAACATAGCACAAGCACTGAATTCTGGAGCCTGGTCAAATCGATGGGCTGGTATTCCTGAAATAGGTTGGGGAGGAACTGCAGGCTACGACCAAGGTTCGGCATTTACCAATGCTGTGTTTGCCATTAGAATTACCAATAAAGTAATTACTCGATTAGAAGATAGCCAAGTACCAGGTGTTTCTGAGAAACAAACAGCTGAATTGTTAGGTCAGGCCTACTTTTTTAGGGCGTGGTATTATTTTCAAATTATACAACGTGCAGGTGGTATGCCAGCTTTAGATAAAGCATTTTCTTCTAATGATAATACGGATTTAGAGCGTTTAACATATTCACAAAGTTCAGAGTTGCTAATTGAAGATTTAAATAAAGCTATACCTCTTTTACCAGATGTATGGAACGAAAACGAATTTGGTCGTGTTACTAAAGGGGCAGCTATGGCTGTAAAATCAATGGCCACATTATATGCAGCTAGTCCATTAATGCAAAACGATATCTCTAGCACTCAGTATTTAAGTTATAGTCAAGCTTGGACAGAACGCGCAGCAGAATATGCTAATGATGTTATTAAATATATTAATGCGGGGTCTGGCGGTGCTAACTTTAGATTAATGGATAAATCGGAATATAAAAACATATTCTATACTGATGGTATTCAGGCCTCTCCAGAGTCTATTTGGTTTCGATTAGATGCAGGAAAACGTTCTAGTCAATCTAGGGGCTTACGTTGTAATTATATTCCTCAATACTTTTCTGGAGGGACAGGTAATGATGCTACGGCCTATTCCAATCCTACTCAAAATATAGTAGATATGTTTGAGGTTATTAATGGAACATCAGCTTATCCAATAAGTGATTCTAGATCTGGCTATAATCCTACAAATCCGTTTGTAAATAGAGATCCAAGGTTTTATAACAATGTTATTGTTCCTGGTGAAGAATGGGGGGTAAATGCAAGTGGTCAAGCAATTTATCAAGAATTGTATGTGGATGGGCGTGATTACAAAATAAATTTAGCCAGTCAATACACTAAAAATAGAATGTTTACGGGTTACATGATAAAAAAGTACCTGTGGCCAGAAGCAAATAATTTTACTAAACTTTATGACATTTATGCCTTAAACTCAATTTACATTCGAGTAGCTCAAATTTATTTAGATTATGCGGAAGCTATGAATGAAGCATATGGTCCGAATGCAGATCCAAAAGGCTATGGTTTAACGGCAGTTCAAGCTGTTAATATTATTAGAAATAGAGTTGACATGCCAAACGTATTGGCAGAATTTACTACCAATAAAGATGTTTTTAGAGATAGAATTAGAAACGAACGTGCCGTAGAACTTATGTGGGAAAATCACAGATGGCATGATTTAAGGCGTTGGATGATTGCTGAAGATGTTTTTAAAAATCCAATAAGAGGTTTAGTAGCTACGCCTCCAACGGGCCATGCTGGTGTTGCAGATAAAAGCACACTAAACTTTACATACGAGTATATTGATTTACCAACGGAACAGCGTGTTTTCAATTTAAGAAATTATTGGTACCCGGTGTCTGAAACTGATGCGCAAGATTTGTTTAACTATAAACAAAATCCAGGATGGTAA
- a CDS encoding SusC/RagA family TonB-linked outer membrane protein, with amino-acid sequence MVIINTLKEIKIMENYKIKLISAFFVLIMVNLNSYVHAQEVVSLTIQSILVDENDNPIPDALIVLGDGLVETHSDLQGNFSIKAMPENIMLISANGYQSKTVYLKSEKVESKTILKKAALFTGDEHVIRLPANTKTTQRALTGAVSKVSGKELESQPDVVFHNALQGRLAGVSTQMTTNGLGNNQPNIYVRGLGRQSANTALTIVDGIERPLEFLTAEEIESIEVLKDATAKILYGPRAANGVILVTTKKGRVDTQVIKASLEYGTNMNTRMAKYLNSGDYATLYNEALGNDGFLPLYSTTDIAGYYASSGENDQQYPNINHNDYFLNESAPIRKVNFEYSGGTNESQYGVYLGYIGTNGIEKIGEQVSQDRINVRGNLDFKISDNLVGHIEGNGIIESRKWGKLGQDQIFGKINTERPNEFPLLIQDPNFSGEAASLGDEIIPPLGGSYQNKQSLYGDMMYGGYQEYQFFYGQTNFGLDWDLNNTAKGLSATTTLNFDNYQYHAADQISNPIRYALAYNVDASMIEYTKLNQRTIERDRTERSSNITRSLGWTSNLKYKLKINKDNQLIADLSYFYYLNQENSRRQHIKNGNTALKTNYAYKNKLFFELTYALMESNKFVGKNRLFLSHAVGAAWVISEEPFMSSYKAIDFLKLKSSYGILGYDAATDFYLYETRYSRNGTISLGERNSASAVRTGFDNFGNPNLVWEKSKEFNVGIEGLVFNKALQFEFNYFHETRDDIISSNPSSTTSSIVGAIKIPENIGTVANQGIDGSVNWFKNFGALKLNFGANFLISKNNVKSADAINNIDVNLNVEGRASDVIFGYVSNGLFKTQQEVDAAPIQNLGPYGIGNISYKDLNNDGVINEQDRTVIGNSFPRSSFGVNLDAQYKGFGVSVLGVADSGVDMIKSNSYYRNNGEGKYSVLASDRFHSVNNPNGTQPILTTLNPINDTVSSTFWMENAAFFRLKNVELSYSFSNDLWLAKTTRFYIRGTNLFVLSSVKDLDPEVPNSGVTNYPLFRTLTAGVSVAF; translated from the coding sequence ATGGTAATTATTAATACTTTAAAAGAAATTAAAATAATGGAGAATTATAAAATCAAATTAATATCTGCTTTTTTTGTTTTGATAATGGTGAACTTAAATAGTTATGTTCATGCTCAAGAAGTAGTATCCTTAACTATTCAATCTATTTTGGTTGATGAAAACGATAATCCAATCCCTGATGCATTGATTGTTTTGGGTGATGGATTAGTGGAAACACATTCCGATTTACAAGGCAATTTTTCTATAAAAGCAATGCCAGAAAATATTATGTTAATCAGTGCAAATGGCTACCAAAGTAAAACAGTCTATTTAAAATCAGAAAAGGTAGAAAGTAAAACTATACTTAAAAAAGCTGCCCTTTTCACAGGCGATGAGCATGTTATTAGGCTTCCTGCAAATACAAAAACAACGCAGCGTGCTCTAACAGGTGCTGTAAGTAAAGTGTCAGGTAAAGAGTTAGAGTCTCAACCAGATGTAGTTTTTCATAATGCATTACAAGGTAGGTTAGCTGGTGTTTCTACACAAATGACTACTAATGGATTGGGTAACAATCAGCCTAATATTTATGTCCGTGGTTTAGGAAGGCAATCGGCTAATACTGCACTGACTATTGTAGATGGTATAGAACGTCCTTTAGAGTTTTTAACAGCTGAGGAAATTGAAAGTATAGAAGTTTTAAAAGATGCTACAGCTAAAATATTATACGGCCCGCGTGCCGCTAATGGTGTAATATTGGTAACAACTAAAAAAGGGCGTGTTGATACGCAAGTAATTAAAGCATCTTTAGAATATGGTACTAATATGAATACCAGAATGGCTAAATATTTAAATAGTGGAGATTACGCTACGCTTTATAATGAAGCTTTAGGAAATGATGGTTTTTTACCACTATATTCAACAACAGATATTGCGGGCTATTACGCCAGTAGTGGCGAAAATGATCAGCAATACCCTAATATTAACCATAATGATTATTTCTTAAATGAAAGTGCTCCAATTAGAAAAGTAAATTTTGAATATTCAGGGGGGACTAATGAATCGCAATATGGGGTTTATTTAGGTTATATTGGTACTAATGGTATCGAAAAAATAGGAGAACAAGTATCTCAAGATAGAATTAATGTTCGTGGTAATTTAGATTTTAAAATATCTGATAATCTTGTAGGTCATATTGAAGGTAATGGTATAATCGAATCTAGAAAATGGGGTAAATTAGGTCAGGATCAAATTTTCGGTAAAATAAATACAGAACGACCTAATGAGTTTCCATTATTAATTCAAGATCCTAATTTTAGCGGAGAAGCTGCTTCTTTAGGTGATGAAATTATTCCACCATTAGGGGGGTCTTATCAAAATAAACAAAGTCTTTATGGTGATATGATGTATGGTGGTTACCAAGAATATCAATTCTTTTATGGACAAACTAACTTTGGTTTAGATTGGGACTTAAATAATACGGCAAAAGGCTTATCGGCAACTACAACACTTAATTTTGATAATTATCAATACCATGCTGCCGATCAAATAAGTAACCCTATTCGCTATGCCCTTGCTTATAATGTAGATGCGAGTATGATAGAGTACACCAAATTAAATCAAAGGACTATTGAGCGCGACCGGACTGAAAGGAGTAGCAATATTACAAGATCGTTAGGGTGGACTTCAAATTTAAAGTATAAATTAAAGATAAATAAGGACAATCAGTTAATTGCAGATTTATCGTATTTCTACTATTTAAATCAAGAAAATTCAAGACGTCAGCATATTAAAAATGGGAACACAGCTTTAAAAACGAATTATGCTTATAAAAACAAGTTGTTTTTTGAATTAACTTATGCTTTAATGGAAAGTAATAAATTTGTTGGAAAAAACAGACTGTTTTTATCACACGCGGTTGGTGCTGCTTGGGTAATCAGTGAAGAGCCTTTTATGAGTTCTTATAAAGCGATTGATTTTCTGAAACTAAAATCAAGCTACGGAATATTAGGATACGATGCAGCAACTGATTTTTATTTATATGAAACACGTTATTCTAGAAATGGGACTATTAGTTTAGGTGAACGAAACTCTGCAAGTGCCGTAAGAACTGGGTTTGATAATTTTGGAAATCCTAATTTAGTTTGGGAAAAATCAAAAGAATTTAATGTTGGTATTGAAGGTTTAGTATTTAATAAAGCCTTACAATTCGAGTTCAACTATTTTCATGAAACTAGAGATGATATTATTTCTTCTAATCCTTCATCTACTACATCCTCTATTGTTGGGGCAATTAAAATACCAGAAAACATAGGGACGGTAGCAAATCAAGGGATTGATGGAAGCGTAAATTGGTTTAAAAATTTTGGTGCGTTAAAATTAAACTTTGGTGCTAACTTTTTGATTTCTAAAAATAACGTAAAATCTGCCGATGCCATTAATAATATTGATGTTAATTTAAATGTTGAGGGGCGTGCTTCCGATGTTATTTTTGGATATGTATCTAATGGGCTTTTTAAAACTCAGCAAGAGGTTGATGCTGCACCTATACAAAACTTAGGACCTTATGGTATTGGAAATATTTCGTATAAAGATTTAAATAACGATGGGGTTATTAATGAACAGGATAGAACTGTTATTGGCAACAGTTTTCCTAGGTCTAGTTTTGGAGTTAATTTAGATGCACAATATAAAGGCTTTGGAGTGTCTGTTTTAGGTGTTGCAGATTCTGGAGTTGATATGATTAAGAGTAATTCTTATTACAGAAACAATGGCGAAGGTAAATACTCTGTGTTGGCGTCGGATAGATTTCATTCTGTAAATAATCCTAACGGTACGCAGCCAATTCTGACTACTTTAAATCCTATAAATGATACTGTGTCATCAACATTTTGGATGGAAAACGCAGCTTTTTTTAGATTAAAAAATGTAGAGTTAAGCTATTCCTTTTCAAATGATTTATGGTTGGCTAAAACAACACGATTTTATATAAGAGGTACAAACCTTTTTGTGTTATCTAGTGTGAAAGATTTAGACCCTGAAGTTCCAAATTCAGGTGTAACTAATTACCCTTTGTTTAGAACTTTGACTGCAGGTGTATCTGTAGCATTTTAA
- a CDS encoding RagB/SusD family nutrient uptake outer membrane protein, whose product MKNNFIKIIFIVFAILNIACSFEPEIENTFDEDYAFGLPENMEGLLLNAYGNLPNTIIDGYGGDFLDAATDNAVTNSYSNGIFRIGSGGLTSNNNPIGQWDNAYNQLRNIHIFFENGLGDGVIYDITSETEDQLKRDNLKGEAYYLRAWWSFHLLQVYGGKTATGEALGYPIVLKSLSQEEATDFESVKRNSYEECIAQIIKDIDSSIVYLPFKYTGSNPTTGINNLGRADQQVALALKSRVSLYAASPAYQSDDVVSLTGMGQFSVVDQTTYINKWTTAAVYAQDAINKIGAFSSLSESDFDSNTTPTEFIWRSFFTNSNLENNNYPIAEFGAARTGPSQNLVNAFYSQNGYPIHDARSNYDETNPYDNRDPRLYLNVLYNGSSFNNRDLETFVGGLDSKEKFSGNTRTGYYVRKWLSLQPGLISVDNSSSSRHYNPYFRRTELYLNLAEAANEAFGPTGVGTGVTQNAISIIKSIRTKAGITDNTYVDEVAALGKDEFRKLIQNERRLELAFENHRYFDLRRNLLPLDETVKGIKITKNTDDSLNFVEVDVEERNFNSLKYYYAPLPYDELSKSPNLINNLGW is encoded by the coding sequence ATGAAAAATAATTTTATAAAAATTATATTTATTGTATTCGCAATACTAAATATAGCCTGTTCATTTGAACCGGAAATAGAAAATACCTTTGATGAAGATTATGCTTTTGGATTGCCCGAAAATATGGAAGGCCTCCTTCTTAATGCCTACGGAAATTTACCAAATACTATTATAGATGGATATGGAGGCGACTTTTTAGATGCTGCTACCGATAATGCAGTTACAAATAGTTATTCTAATGGGATTTTTCGTATAGGTTCAGGAGGGTTAACATCAAATAATAACCCAATTGGTCAATGGGATAATGCCTATAATCAATTAAGAAATATTCACATATTCTTTGAAAACGGATTAGGAGATGGTGTTATTTATGATATCACATCAGAAACAGAAGATCAATTAAAAAGAGATAATTTAAAGGGAGAAGCATACTATTTACGTGCTTGGTGGAGTTTCCATTTACTACAAGTTTATGGTGGAAAAACAGCTACTGGTGAAGCCTTAGGGTATCCAATTGTTTTAAAATCCTTATCGCAAGAAGAAGCAACAGATTTTGAATCTGTAAAACGAAATTCTTACGAAGAATGTATAGCTCAAATTATAAAAGATATTGATTCTTCTATTGTTTATCTGCCTTTCAAATATACAGGTTCAAACCCTACTACAGGTATTAATAACTTAGGAAGAGCAGACCAACAAGTAGCTTTAGCATTAAAATCAAGAGTATCTTTATATGCTGCCAGTCCAGCTTATCAATCAGATGATGTGGTGTCTCTTACAGGTATGGGGCAATTTTCAGTAGTAGACCAAACCACATATATTAATAAATGGACAACAGCGGCTGTGTATGCACAAGACGCCATTAATAAAATTGGTGCTTTTTCAAGTTTGTCGGAATCAGATTTTGATAGCAATACTACACCAACAGAATTTATTTGGAGAAGTTTTTTTACTAATTCTAATTTAGAAAACAATAATTATCCAATAGCAGAATTTGGAGCAGCAAGAACAGGGCCATCTCAAAATTTAGTAAATGCCTTTTATTCTCAAAATGGCTATCCAATTCATGATGCTCGATCAAACTATGATGAAACTAACCCTTATGATAACAGAGATCCTAGGTTGTATTTAAACGTTTTATATAACGGCAGTAGTTTTAATAACAGGGATTTAGAAACCTTTGTAGGAGGTTTAGATTCCAAAGAAAAGTTTTCTGGAAACACAAGAACGGGGTATTATGTTAGAAAATGGTTATCATTACAACCAGGTTTAATAAGTGTAGATAACTCTAGTAGTTCACGGCACTATAATCCTTACTTTCGTAGAACCGAGCTATATTTAAACCTTGCTGAGGCTGCTAATGAAGCCTTTGGTCCTACAGGTGTAGGGACTGGTGTTACACAAAATGCTATAAGTATAATTAAATCTATTAGAACAAAAGCAGGAATTACTGATAATACCTATGTGGATGAAGTTGCAGCTTTAGGAAAAGATGAATTTAGAAAATTGATCCAAAATGAGAGACGTTTAGAATTAGCGTTCGAGAACCATAGATATTTTGACCTTAGAAGGAACTTGTTGCCTTTGGATGAAACAGTCAAGGGTATAAAAATAACTAAAAACACCGATGATTCTTTAAACTTTGTTGAGGTGGATGTTGAAGAACGAAATTTTAATAGTTTAAAGTATTATTATGCGCCACTACCCTATGATGAGCTATCAAAAAGCCCTAATTTAATAAATAACTTAGGTTGGTAA
- a CDS encoding SusC/RagA family TonB-linked outer membrane protein, with amino-acid sequence MKIPIRLFSASLCVILICIPHVLLAINKEFSSVEVQQDIIIKGKVLDELGVPLVGATIIQQGTSKGTTVDFDGQFSLKVDYNSNIEISYIGYKTKVIANIISASTVTIDMEPDTTSLNEIVIVGFSTQTKQTLVGAVESIKGESLQQVGSVSTISESLQGAIPGLTAISSSGKPGADAADLYLRGRSSWQGDGGPLTLVDGIERDINNLDPNEIATISVLKDASATAVYGVRGANGVILITTKRGKIGTPKFNFNTNIGFKQSTAKPRFADYITAQNLYNEAAANDKNWGQLIPESTITAWEENYEQRGPYNIYFPEVAWTDEIMGTGLEQTYNMSMSGGSTLVKYFVSLGYRNDGDIFKTTPNEDYDPAFGLQKYNWRSNFDFDVTPTTKFSINFSGNYRERTQPGYRIDGGGEDGFGQSQFFSLLFTAPRNLFPITDEEGIYGDSTTGESNVIMALNEGGKRTYQYFQGFYDAEVTQGLDFLTKGLDFKGSINYSSESSYEKRILRGGLGSAGVGIIRYYRTYDYSNPTVGADGQVDYPILNEIRFPDDTSQGDPVTATTPSLYAYGRRLNYKFQFNYKRLFGNHSVSANAIMWRQLDTYRTSYSAKREEWIGRVNYYYKNRYLLEANGSYSGSEKFAEGQRFGFFPSIGLGWVASEEPIIKKMTENWLDLFKINFSYGITGDDPGARFQYFQSFGIANAGINLGYDNLTNYGPRYTEGALANLNSTWEESKVYNLSFKLDALKKIEFSLDLYKEQRTGILMDVRLPTFVGVPDLATGNIGETKKHGYEMQVAWKDNITENLKYRVNFNTAFSENRVVYRNDPRLKPEYLQQAGKPIGWSSRLLEAGLYQSLDDIYNGATPSLGISQGNLIPGDALYVDYNGDGVITNADNVAMDKNIGFPLRTYSLGINLDYKNFALSANFYGVSDVGYIIPNVYYFNFINFIQANEDVGDRWTPNNATATKPALHLTDTHNRTASTLTYADGSYIRLKSVELSYRFEKGAVKKLGLTSAQLYANGNNLYTWSKLNNDQLDPESGGTGDYPIVKRFSLGLRVAF; translated from the coding sequence ATGAAAATACCTATTAGGCTATTCAGCGCATCGTTATGTGTTATTTTAATTTGTATACCACATGTTTTGTTGGCTATAAATAAAGAATTTTCTAGCGTTGAGGTCCAGCAAGATATCATAATAAAAGGGAAAGTACTGGATGAATTAGGAGTACCATTGGTAGGAGCTACCATTATTCAACAAGGCACATCAAAAGGAACCACTGTAGATTTTGATGGACAATTTAGCTTAAAAGTTGATTACAATTCTAATATAGAAATTAGTTATATAGGCTATAAAACAAAAGTTATTGCTAATATTATTTCTGCTTCTACAGTAACAATAGATATGGAACCCGATACCACAAGTTTAAACGAGATAGTAATTGTTGGTTTCTCTACCCAAACAAAACAAACTTTGGTTGGAGCTGTAGAATCTATTAAAGGAGAATCCTTACAACAAGTTGGTTCTGTAAGTACCATTTCAGAATCCTTACAAGGTGCCATTCCTGGATTAACAGCAATTAGCAGCAGTGGCAAACCAGGTGCCGATGCTGCCGATTTGTATTTAAGAGGGCGTTCATCTTGGCAAGGTGATGGCGGGCCACTAACATTAGTAGATGGTATTGAACGTGATATAAACAATTTGGATCCTAATGAAATTGCAACTATTTCTGTTTTAAAAGATGCATCTGCCACGGCAGTTTATGGTGTAAGAGGTGCAAATGGTGTTATCTTAATTACAACAAAACGAGGTAAGATAGGAACTCCTAAATTTAATTTCAATACCAATATTGGTTTTAAACAATCTACCGCAAAGCCACGTTTTGCAGATTATATTACTGCTCAAAATTTATATAATGAAGCAGCGGCTAATGATAAAAATTGGGGACAATTAATTCCTGAATCCACAATTACTGCATGGGAAGAAAATTATGAGCAAAGAGGACCATACAATATATATTTTCCAGAAGTGGCTTGGACAGATGAGATTATGGGTACAGGTTTAGAGCAAACTTATAATATGAGTATGAGCGGTGGGTCTACGTTAGTAAAATATTTCGTGTCTTTAGGATATAGAAATGATGGTGATATTTTTAAAACAACACCCAATGAAGATTATGACCCTGCTTTTGGTTTACAAAAGTACAATTGGCGTTCTAATTTTGATTTTGATGTAACACCAACAACAAAGTTTAGTATAAATTTCTCTGGAAATTACAGAGAAAGAACCCAGCCAGGTTATCGTATTGATGGCGGAGGAGAAGATGGTTTTGGGCAATCCCAATTCTTTTCTTTATTGTTTACGGCACCTAGGAATTTGTTTCCTATTACTGATGAAGAAGGTATTTATGGCGATAGTACAACAGGAGAATCGAACGTTATAATGGCGCTGAATGAAGGAGGCAAAAGAACCTATCAATATTTTCAAGGTTTCTATGATGCCGAAGTAACTCAAGGTTTGGATTTTTTAACGAAAGGACTGGATTTTAAAGGAAGTATTAATTATTCCTCTGAATCAAGTTACGAAAAACGAATACTTCGAGGTGGTCTTGGGTCTGCAGGTGTTGGGATTATTAGATATTATAGAACTTATGATTATTCCAATCCTACCGTTGGAGCAGATGGGCAGGTTGACTATCCTATATTAAATGAAATTAGATTTCCAGATGATACCTCACAAGGTGATCCCGTAACAGCAACAACTCCAAGTTTGTACGCTTACGGAAGAAGATTGAATTATAAATTTCAATTTAATTATAAGCGCCTTTTTGGAAACCACAGCGTTAGTGCCAATGCTATAATGTGGAGGCAATTAGATACATACAGAACGAGTTACTCTGCCAAAAGAGAAGAATGGATTGGACGTGTAAATTATTATTATAAAAATCGTTATCTATTAGAGGCTAATGGCTCTTATTCTGGTTCAGAAAAGTTTGCAGAAGGACAACGATTTGGTTTCTTTCCTTCAATTGGCTTAGGATGGGTAGCCTCAGAAGAGCCAATTATTAAAAAAATGACTGAAAACTGGTTAGATTTATTTAAAATTAACTTTTCTTACGGTATAACAGGTGACGATCCAGGAGCGCGTTTTCAATATTTTCAATCCTTTGGAATAGCCAATGCTGGTATTAATTTAGGCTATGATAATTTAACAAACTATGGACCAAGATATACAGAAGGTGCTTTAGCTAATTTAAATTCAACTTGGGAAGAAAGTAAAGTATACAACCTAAGTTTTAAACTAGATGCATTGAAAAAAATAGAATTTAGTTTAGACTTATATAAAGAACAAAGAACAGGTATTTTAATGGATGTTAGGCTCCCTACTTTTGTAGGTGTTCCAGATTTAGCAACTGGTAATATTGGAGAAACCAAAAAACATGGTTACGAAATGCAAGTGGCTTGGAAAGATAATATTACTGAAAACCTTAAATATAGAGTTAATTTTAACACCGCTTTTTCTGAAAATAGAGTGGTATATAGAAATGATCCACGCTTAAAACCTGAATATTTACAACAAGCAGGAAAACCAATTGGTTGGTCTAGCAGATTGTTAGAAGCTGGTTTGTACCAAAGTTTGGATGATATTTATAATGGGGCAACACCTAGTTTAGGTATTTCACAAGGAAATTTAATACCAGGAGATGCTTTATATGTAGATTATAACGGAGATGGTGTCATAACAAATGCAGATAATGTGGCCATGGATAAAAATATTGGCTTCCCGTTACGAACCTATTCATTAGGGATTAATCTGGATTATAAGAATTTTGCATTATCAGCTAATTTTTATGGTGTTTCAGATGTGGGGTATATTATTCCAAATGTTTATTATTTCAATTTTATAAATTTTATTCAAGCTAATGAAGATGTAGGTGATCGATGGACCCCAAATAATGCCACAGCAACAAAACCAGCGTTGCATTTAACCGATACACATAACAGAACGGCAAGTACTCTAACCTATGCAGATGGTTCTTACATTAGGTTGAAAAGTGTTGAGTTAAGTTATAGGTTTGAAAAAGGAGCCGTAAAAAAGTTAGGCTTAACTTCAGCACAACTATATGCTAATGGTAATAATTTATACACATGGTCTAAGTTAAATAATGATCAGTTAGATCCTGAATCAGGAGGAACAGGTGATTACCCGATAGTAAAGAGATTTAGTTTAGGTTTAAGAGTTGCATTTTAA